A segment of the Panicum hallii strain FIL2 chromosome 1, PHallii_v3.1, whole genome shotgun sequence genome:
CATCGCCATCTACATCCATTGATCCATCTGAGCTAGCCAGCAGCGCGACTTGGAGTTCTTGGAATGCCCTTGCTGGTAGAACAACAAGGCTTAGCCATTGTTCTTTGCATCTTCTTCAGTGGCTACTACAGCTTTTTGCATTTTGCAAAAGATTTCTCCCCCTTTTTCTCCCCCATTTCGTCAGTTGAATCATTGCGTGAGTACTGGTCTAATCGCCGTTATTTTATTCAGCTTTCAATCGATTGGTAGGTGTTTATCCTTTCTTTGGTTTATTGTGCTCCTCCGGAGGGATGCAAACTTGCAAGAACAGTTTGATTCCCATAGCTAGCTGTTGTGCCGCATGCATGGCATGGTGTGGTAGAAGTTTAGTTTGCAGCAACAACTGTAACGCTACTAGCTATATATGTAGCTTGCAAGTAAGTAGTTTGGTTCTGACGATGCAGAAGCCAGCAGCAGCCAAACCGGCTTGCATTGCTGCTACTCATCATATTGGCAGAACAGAAATATAATGCTCCATTAATATCCATTCATGGACAGCTGGTGCGGTTCATATTTCCTTTCTTAGCAGAGCAAAAGGGCAATGAAATGCATGAGAAGAGGGGGAGTGCTACCTGATTTGAAACATATATAGTTGCTAAAGCCAGGAACACAGCACATATATGTTTGGTCTCCTTTAATTTGTGTCTCTAGATCTGGAACACATGGCAATCCATATGTGTCAATTCCTGGACAATTAATATAATTCATGTCTTGTAACTTCAATGTATATATTTATTCTTCAATTGATCTTGAAATTATTGCATGTTTAGTTCCCTTTGTGATTGGCATTGTTGCAAATATTGCTTGATGGTCTAAAAATTTCCTTCTTGTTATTTGCTTTGCGTGGGCATTGTGGTGGTAGTGCTTTTTTGAACCGTAATGCGTAGATGCTGACTGCTAGTTTCAACCTTAAAATTGCAATGGCCAAAAGGGCAGCCCACAAGAAACAAAGAAGGCAAGCAAAAGAAGCAAGAAAGGGGGAGTCTTtcgaaaaagaggaagagataGAAGACACGCAGGAGCTGAAACGTATTGGGGTTCAGTTGGGTGTGTACAATTAATCGGGCATGCAGCACCTGTTTTAGCCCATGCTTTGATGCTTCTCTGGCTGCCATTCCTTATTCAAGTTAGAATTTCTGGATCTAGCTGGCTTGATTTGCCTTCACTTCTTgtctcttccttttttttttttgagacaaACTTCTTGTCTCTTCCTCTGCTgggggtatatatatatatatatagtatttATAGAACAGACAACATTGGGGACAATCTTTTATCCAGATTTTAATCATGCACTTAACTAGGGAGAAACTACATATCAATGCAGCATGTGTGGTTAAAATGAGTTGCGAGGAATTGCTAAACCTTACCTCGGCATTTTAGAGGGCTCCAGGAGCTGAATTTTTTTGGGTGCCTGTAATTCGTGTTCAACTTATGGATGTCAGGTATATATTTGAGGTAAGAAAAAAAAGTGTTTAAGGCCTCCTAACGTTTGAATTTTTATTTATACCTCAGGTAAATTTACATTGGAATTACAAATACTTTACATAGGagttataataatttttttgcTTTAACCAAAAGAATAACTTTTGTAAAAATTTTAAATAATGCTGGTTTAGGTAAAATTCTGTTGGAGACACTGAGAACGCCTGATCCGAATTTTATACTGATATAAAATGCTTGAGTGAAATCTCAGCCATAAAATGCTTGAGTGAAATATATACTGATATACACTTCAAATCTTTGTTTATGTCCAATTTTATTCTTTTAGTTTGGAAACTATAAAAGAATAAAATTGGACATAAACAAATAAAAGAATAAAATTGGACATAAACAAAGATTTGaagtgtgtatatatatatatagtgccACATGCTGACATGCATACATCTTATTTCACGTCGTCTTCGTTCTCTCCATCCCCACGTATCATGATATATGGTATTGCTACCAGGAGGCAGGAGCACAATCAAATTCCTGTTTAAACAGTTGATGGGTCTTGAGCCTTTCTTAGATTTTGATTGTCCCTTCATAGCATTTTGTTTGTCCCTTCATAGCATAGTTGAGAAAAGGTTTTCATATATGGGCAGTGTATATAGACAAAACTGATCCTATTCACTCCCCTACTTTGATAAGATATTTGTGTATATATGATAATAGAAGCCCTTCACCACACACAAACAACCAAATTAAAACATAGCATGTTGTATTAGCTACTGTTTTTAGTCATGCAATAACTAAAGTTTTGCGAGATTAATTAACAACTCAATTATTATATGTGTGTCTGCTTTCACAATCAATTGCTTGAGTTTATGGTATGTGTTGCTGCTTCATCAAGCTACATATGTATAGTCTCTTCCAGTTGTGATTAGCAGAGTGTTATCGTAGATATTCACTATTTACTTCTGTTGGACTAATAGTTGCATAATTTATGCGTATGGTGTGGTAGTTGAAGTCTAATAAGTGGAAATTGGTTCGAGTATAGCAAAGCATTGTTCTGATGTGGGCTGAGCGCTACCAGACTAAGGCAAACTCTTAACACTAGATATGACCCAAAATAACGGGGATTAAGGTCGGACAATGAGATTGATTGGTGATAAGGTTTATAGTTGATTGAGAGGGAGACAACTTGGATCATATAGTTGTTCATATAGTTCTGCATTTTCATTAATAAATGGATCATTTTTTTGTAAACTACTCTAGTTACAATGGTAAATAAATAGTTCAAAACACGATATGATCAGTCCTACGCATGGCGTGGTTTATCTCAGACTATTATATTGGACTACATACAAGATTTCCATGATTCCTCGAGTATATATCGTACAAATGATGGCCGATAGTTATCGGTCTTATTTATAATGTACTCAAATAGCAAAGGATTTTTAGCCCAATTTAGCCAATCCCCAAGAGTTATTTATCAACTGACAGTTTGTTTGTTAGTTAGGAAATGATGGTTGGAGATTTTTGGTTGCTAATTTGTTTTTACCCTCAGACAGTTCCAAAAAAGTGTGAAAAAGAGCAATAACTTTGAAAACCTTTGATATCAAGTATTAAACAAGATCTCTTTTTTCAAATATGTATAGTTACCAAATACTACATTATGTCCCAGCGAACCATTCCATTTGCATGCATCAAACCCTAACTCACAAAATGTTTGCATAGGTCAATTGTCATCCCCTAACTGAAATAAATTTAGCATCGCAAATTGTTTCCATACATCACTCATTTTCTCATTAATCAGTTCATCATTTGATGTGTATCTATAACTTGAGTATATATATTGAAACAGTATATTAGCTACTAGTACCATTCATTCTTAAACCATGCATGCGCGGAAGTGATTTTGTTTTGTGTTACTGGGGTGCATACAGATTCCGTGAGTAGCGCAAACACACGTTCAGTACCAACATGGTCTCGGTACGTATATGTGCTCTTGGGCAATTTGGGCAATGCAGAAAGGTTTGAAGCAATCGAAAGGTCGAAATGCCTGAATTGTTCCCCAAAATTAATAGTTGAGTGTGCAGCTAGATCTACATCAGTAAACCTAGCTATCTAGCCTTCCCATGCATCGATACCCATTCTACTAGATTTCAATTGGTTCATGTTGCTGCTCTCCTCATTCCTGTACTGAACACAAAGTCGTCTAGAGCTGGCTCTTGAGATCACGTTGCAGTGGCACTGCAGCAGAAGCAGCAGCTGGCTAGTGGGAAAGACATGCATGCCTGCTTCTGATCTCTCTCCCAGCCCATGTACACATGCAACAAATCCAATGCTACTCCAATACTCCATCGATGCCGTAGTCGTTAGTTAGTTTTTCTTTAACTGCCAGGATTTGTGTTAGGTAATTGCGCTAGGTGCATAGAAATGGTTGCCAGGATTTGCCTTAAAAATGATTATACATGTACACGTCGCAACCTATTTTTCTTCTTGACTCAATCTTCTGTAACAAATGGAGCATGCATTAAAATATCCCTAATtttattttaatatttatctaACTGAATTTTAGTTCCACCAAAAAAATACTCTCTTTTGTTTCGGAAAAGGAAAGATTTGATGTTAAATAGTAGGATTAACTTTATCCTATAACTGCATCCACATCAAAGTGACAAGCAGTGCTCAACGGTTCCACTCTGTTGGCATCGATCAGAGCTAGTTGTCAGGGTAGTAGCTATCAGCAGATTCAACGGATAAATCAGTGAGACAGCTCAATCTGTTCCATCTTATGACTAGTGTGCCGACAAACATTCGCATCCAATCATTTCAACGTTTGATGAATTTAACCATGCCAAACACAAGGAACATTTCCCCAACAGAACTCAGAGGCAACGCTCCCAGTTGTGTGCACCAAACATTTTCAGTGGGGACGGTCCAAACGATCTTACATACTGAGGCAGACTATTAtccccaaaaaaaaaactgaGGCAGACCACAGTAAAAGGTTGGCCCACATGGTAGCAAGACGGGGTTCATCGGCATTGCTAGTACCAAACATTGCCTACACAGAATGCATGCATATTCTTTCTTTCAGAATGCATACATACTCTGCAGCGGAGAACATAAAGTAGATGGACCGTCTCGCTCTGACCAGCTCGGCATATTAAGGTAGCTGCTCACGTTAGCTGGTTCTGCACATTTCTGATGCACAACCAACCAGTAAAAACTTGGTTCTCATGTGCCTGCATCCTGTAGCCTCGGTTAAAATACCTAGCTTCAAAATGAGCAGCGGAACTAGAAACGACTTGTTCGGCAAAAACAGCAAGGGAACAGAATGGCATGGTCAGTGGGTGAGGTGTCAATCATCCGAATCACATAACCACCAGATGGTGGCAAAATCTTTATGTCATGGAGCACGGACACAAAGAATGCAAAGAATGGGCACGAGGGCAACGGAATGAGCAAGCCTAATTGCTTGGTCCCGTCCCAAAAAATTTCATCAGTCAAAACATTGTCAGTCCTATTTAGGTTCGTCAGTGCCACTGCTTGGCAATCTCATCGTCCAGGACTTGGGCAGCCTGTTGCCTGGAACTCTCGTCCAGACTGCTATTGCTCGTCAGTAGACTTCGTAGGGCTCGCAGCTCATCGCGGCTGGCTCGATGGAACAGCCCCCTCAGCAGCGCAATGTGCAGTGGACCCTGAGGTGGCGGCGTATGCTGACTGCCACCATCTCCAGCAACAACATGGGGCCTGGACCTCCAGTACTCTGTGCAGATCCGATCTCTATCCCGCACCTCGATTGCCTGAAAGGAATTCAAATAATGTTTCAGTTTGTACAGATTCAGTCAGACTCCAAAAAGATTAACAGAATAGGGCAAGCTGCATAACTACATTGTTAACAAACCAGGAAGGACAGCTAGCATCTACCATTGTAAAGTTATGCAACCCTGGAACGAATTTTCATTTCTCATTACGTTGGTGTGTTTCAGAGTTTCTTTTTCATTTCTCAAGACAAGTGTGTTCGAGATTCCTCACCTGAACTATTACCGGTGACAGCAACCCAAACATTTCAAGACCATCAACTGATCCTGGAGGCTGCAGTGTAGGAAGGTTAGCTCTTCCCATACTGACTTGCTTCCGTATTTCCATATTCAGCCTCTCACGGACCATGCTCCAGCACTTGGTAGGAGAGACATTGATAAAAACTTCGCCTGGACAGTTTTCTATAGCCACCTGTAAATGCATCAACCAACAGATATAAACATACTGAAGAACAGGTGCACAGATGGTACAGAAAACTGAAACTTACCATAAACAGAGGTCCCTGCAGTCCAGCGTCTAATATTTCAGACATGTAGCAAGTCATTTGTGTTGGATCCACAATGCTGAAGTATTTAACTCTGCTTCTGAACCCTATATTTACAAAGATAATCATGCCAAGGAAAAGAACAGAATATAGTCAAACTGCTGACGAGAATCAAAACTATGAGGAAAAACATCCATGAGTTGTCATATGCAACATATTAAAAGCACCTAAGAATGGCAAAGCAGCAAAAAGTAGCTCCCAATAACAAAGTTGCTTCCAAATTGACAAGCAGCTGGAAGACACGTGGAGGTATCCAGATTTGCCAGGGAAAAACGAACCTTTTGGGAAGATTGCTTGGCTTGAGGACCACAACCTCCCAGATAGAACAGCACCGATTTCCAAAAGTTCAACTGAGCTCTTGAACCGATGCACAACGTTGGCTATGCGAGGACCCTTCTGTGTACTTCCATTTTCCAAAGCAGGTTGTACAAATAAAGGTGAATGCCACCGAGCTTCCAGACCAGATAAAGATTCAGATTTTCTTTGAAGGCACCCATCATTTGGTTGCTGATTACAAAAATTTGGATGCCCAAGATGGGCAGTGCTTGAACTAAAACCTCCATATGTATTTTTCACAAGTGAAGGACCTGGAAGTGGCTTTGAAGCAAAGACACTAGCTGATGCTTCCTGAGAGACAGTTTGTGCTCTTGAAACAGTCCTCACAAAATGCTGACTTGATGCAGCACGAATCTGATTGCTATCTTTCTCTTTCGTCACCAAGGCATTAGTCTCTGGTGTTATGTGTATTTTATCCTTGTAAGAGTAACACAGAGATGCATTAGTGTTAGATGTCATTAACCTATGGGAATTGTTTGAGCTTTCCGAACTAGGCTTCATGTTGCTTCTATGATCAACCATTACAGGCAGAGAGCCATATGCATTTTTTATGTTTTCACCAGATGTGCTTAAGGACCTTGTCCCAACATTGGAAGAAGATGATTGACCAGAAGGAACTGACAAGCTTGGTGCTGAGTTTTTGTCGCCTCCAGGCCCTCCATTATATTGTAATTGGCTGGCAACAGTATTTAGTGTACATGCTAAATCATTCTTCACCCAGGGCTCCTTTTGTGGTGAAACATTTCCCGACTTTAGTTGCTCTGCAGAAGGATCAGCAGTATTCATTTCCGAACAAGCTGAGTTCAGCATCTTATTTCCACAACTTTTCTGTTCATGGCAAACCAGTGAAGGTGACAATGATACTGTTGATGCATGTGACATGTAGGATCTTCTGGGGCCATCAGTTGCTCTCCGAAGAGTCTTCACATCTTGATCTTTTTCTCGTTTAACACATGAGCTCAAACTTAATCCAAGATGAGAGACACCCCACCTGTGAATGGCACTTAACTTCCCACCCAAAGCATCAGctaagatatttagttcatTGACATCATAACGGAATAGGAAAAATCTTTTACTCCAGTCACATGAGCAAAGCTGCTTCGCATGTATAAGGCAAGTATATTTCTCTGGGGAACATGGACAGCCACAGGCAGAAAGATGCAGATCATAGTAGCAAAATGCACACTCCCTATCTGCAGAATCATATTCAGTATCTATTTTTCTACATTGAGATGGAGAGCATATATCCTTTCTTTGCGTCAGCTCCATCTCAATTCTTGCCTATGCAGGAAAATTATGTCAGATTTCACTGAGTTTTAAATGAAAAAAATACTTATAAATAGTTTAATTGTCAATTTACCTTAAGTGACTTGCATATGGTGCTGTCAGGTCCACACATGCTTTTCCACCTCAAGTTATCAGCAGTATTTCTCTTGAGGAAAAGAATGTCCCACTGAGCTCTTATTGCTCCTTTTGCAGCCCCAAGTAACAACTTATCATGTGAAATAGTTATTTTCCGGGCCTGTTCACGATAAAGCTCAACAGCATCCTGCCCAATTGGTAACCAATCTATCGGTGCCACATTAACAGCTTCCGCACAATTGAAACCACAATTGAAACCAGCATGGTATGCCCGTGGGAATGTCAGGACAAACTCTCCCTCATGCTGAACACATCGGTAGACCAGTACTCCTTCAGATTTAAGCAATGACGGAGAAAATTGAGTAACCTGCACAAGGTGTTGACATCTTATAAATGCACCCCCATGGCCCCATACATTTCATACGTACCAAAAGGAAGGCAACTCGCGCAAACATCTTTACTTTGCACATATGTTGAAAACATAATGTTAACCACATCTTTACTTTGCACATGTACAGTTAAGGTTTTACTGTCTATTGCACATGCAAGTGTTTGATTTTAATGCAGTAGCATTTCATGAGGTGTTATACAAATCTGCAACATTTCAAGAAGTGGTTTACTTGCTGACGCAATTTTTGGTCTATGAAAGAAATAGTGCCTTCTTTTTAACATCACGCGGTGCCACTGCCACAAATGTTCATTATTTGCAATGCTGTTACAGCATaatcagagagagagagagatgcagCTTTTAGACTCAAGACGAGTGAGAAGACACAGTAATGGTGGGTTCATACCCTAAACCCTAGTTGACAATCATCAATCAAGAGAGAAACACTTACCAGGTTGTGAAGCAAATCAGGCTGCTCCTCAA
Coding sequences within it:
- the LOC112884785 gene encoding lysine-specific demethylase JMJ703-like isoform X3, yielding MMKKRRKVSELEDIGNINHNQTGMQQSPERFGFEAGPEFTLQTFKKYADDFSDQYFNKDACGDSLPSVEDIEGEYWRIVESPTEEIEVIYGADLETGTFGSGFPKFSPEVKSDGEHKYAESGWNLNNLPRLQGSVLSFEGGDISGVLIPWVYVGMCFSSFCWHVEDHHLYSLNYMHWGAPKMWYGVPGKDAVSLEVAMRKHLPDLFEEQPDLLHNLVTQFSPSLLKSEGVLVYRCVQHEGEFVLTFPRAYHAGFNCGFNCAEAVNVAPIDWLPIGQDAVELYREQARKITISHDKLLLGAAKGAIRAQWDILFLKRNTADNLRWKSMCGPDSTICKSLKARIEMELTQRKDICSPSQCRKIDTEYDSADRECAFCYYDLHLSACGCPCSPEKYTCLIHAKQLCSCDWSKRFFLFRYDVNELNILADALGGKLSAIHRWGVSHLGLSLSSCVKREKDQDVKTLRRATDGPRRSYMSHASTVSLSPSLVCHEQKSCGNKMLNSACSEMNTADPSAEQLKSGNVSPQKEPWVKNDLACTLNTVASQLQYNGGPGGDKNSAPSLSVPSGQSSSSNVGTRSLSTSGENIKNAYGSLPVMVDHRSNMKPSSESSNNSHRLMTSNTNASLCYSYKDKIHITPETNALVTKEKDSNQIRAASSQHFVRTVSRAQTVSQEASASVFASKPLPGPSLVKNTYGGFSSSTAHLGHPNFCNQQPNDGCLQRKSESLSGLEARWHSPLFVQPALENGSTQKGPRIANVVHRFKSSVELLEIGAVLSGRLWSSSQAIFPKGFRSRVKYFSIVDPTQMTCYMSEILDAGLQGPLFMVAIENCPGEVFINVSPTKCWSMVRERLNMEIRKQVSMGRANLPTLQPPGSVDGLEMFGLLSPVIVQAIEVRDRDRICTEYWRSRPHVVAGDGGSQHTPPPQGPLHIALLRGLFHRASRDELRALRSLLTSNSSLDESSRQQAAQVLDDEIAKQWH
- the LOC112884785 gene encoding lysine-specific demethylase JMJ703-like isoform X2, producing the protein MGTECIMATVNEDPELSFPPGFGPFVGLALQGTQNNVKPGGTHSSSVQVAQSIEKDVKVLEPNSAHCRSGTPASTSGSHSCRKSLRNRPPIDYSLYDLTSDEESEIESAEKGVRSVRRRQQLPKGVLRGCAECADCQKVVARWNPSGACRPVLEEAPVYYPSEEEFKDTLKYIESIRPTAEQYGICRIVPPPSWKPPCLLKEKNKWECSKFSTRVQKVDKLQNRKSSKKSRGGGMMKKRRKVSELEDIGNINHNQTGMQQSPERFGFEAGPEFTLQTFKKYADDFSDQYFNKDACGDSLPSVEDIEGEYWRIVESPTEEIEVIYGADLETGTFGSGFPKFSPEVKSDGEHKYAESGWNLNNLPRLQGSVLSFEGGDISGVLIPWVYVGMCFSSFCWHVEDHHLYSLNYMHWGAPKMWYGVPGKDAVSLEVAMRKHLPDLFEEQPDLLHNLVTQFSPSLLKSEGVLVYRCVQHEGEFVLTFPRAYHAGFNCGFNCAEAVNVAPIDWLPIGQDAVELYREQARKITISHDKLLLGAAKGAIRAQWDILFLKRNTADNLRWKSMCGPDSTICKSLKARIEMELTQRKDICSPSQCRKIDTEYDSADRECAFCYYDLHLSACGCPCSPEKYTCLIHAKQLCSCDWSKRFFLFRYDVNELNILADALGGKLSAIHRWGVSHLGLSLSSCVKREKDQDVKTLRRATDGPRRSYMSHASTVSLSPSLVCHEQKSCGNKMLNSACSEMNTADPSAEQLKSGNVSPQKEPWVKNDLACTLNTVASQLQYNGGPGGDKNSAPSLSVPSGQSSSSNVGTRSLSTSGENIKNAYGSLPVMVDHRSNMKPSSESSNNSHRLMTSNTNASLCYSYKDKIHITPETNALVTKEKDSNQIRAASSQHFVRTVSRAQTVSQEASASVFASKPLPGPSLVKNTYGGFSSSTAHLGHPNFCNQQPNDGCLQRKSESLSGLEARWHSPLFVQPALENGSTQKGPRIANVVHRFKSSVELLEIGAVLSGRLWSSSQAIFPKGFRSRVKYFSIVDPTQMTCYMSEILDAGLQGPLFMVAIENCPGEVFINVSPTKCWSMVRERLNMEIRKQVSMGRANLPTLQPPGSVDGLEMFGLLSPVIVQAIEVRDRDRICTEYWRSRPHVVAGDGGSQHTPPPQGPLHIALLRGLFHRASRDELRALRSLLTSNSSLDESSRQQAAQVLDDEIAKQWH
- the LOC112884785 gene encoding lysine-specific demethylase JMJ703-like isoform X1, which translates into the protein MLHAVMGTECIMATVNEDPELSFPPGFGPFVGLALQGTQNNVKPGGTHSSSVQVAQSIEKDVKVLEPNSAHCRSGTPASTSGSHSCRKSLRNRPPIDYSLYDLTSDEESEIESAEKGVRSVRRRQQLPKGVLRGCAECADCQKVVARWNPSGACRPVLEEAPVYYPSEEEFKDTLKYIESIRPTAEQYGICRIVPPPSWKPPCLLKEKNKWECSKFSTRVQKVDKLQNRKSSKKSRGGGMMKKRRKVSELEDIGNINHNQTGMQQSPERFGFEAGPEFTLQTFKKYADDFSDQYFNKDACGDSLPSVEDIEGEYWRIVESPTEEIEVIYGADLETGTFGSGFPKFSPEVKSDGEHKYAESGWNLNNLPRLQGSVLSFEGGDISGVLIPWVYVGMCFSSFCWHVEDHHLYSLNYMHWGAPKMWYGVPGKDAVSLEVAMRKHLPDLFEEQPDLLHNLVTQFSPSLLKSEGVLVYRCVQHEGEFVLTFPRAYHAGFNCGFNCAEAVNVAPIDWLPIGQDAVELYREQARKITISHDKLLLGAAKGAIRAQWDILFLKRNTADNLRWKSMCGPDSTICKSLKARIEMELTQRKDICSPSQCRKIDTEYDSADRECAFCYYDLHLSACGCPCSPEKYTCLIHAKQLCSCDWSKRFFLFRYDVNELNILADALGGKLSAIHRWGVSHLGLSLSSCVKREKDQDVKTLRRATDGPRRSYMSHASTVSLSPSLVCHEQKSCGNKMLNSACSEMNTADPSAEQLKSGNVSPQKEPWVKNDLACTLNTVASQLQYNGGPGGDKNSAPSLSVPSGQSSSSNVGTRSLSTSGENIKNAYGSLPVMVDHRSNMKPSSESSNNSHRLMTSNTNASLCYSYKDKIHITPETNALVTKEKDSNQIRAASSQHFVRTVSRAQTVSQEASASVFASKPLPGPSLVKNTYGGFSSSTAHLGHPNFCNQQPNDGCLQRKSESLSGLEARWHSPLFVQPALENGSTQKGPRIANVVHRFKSSVELLEIGAVLSGRLWSSSQAIFPKGFRSRVKYFSIVDPTQMTCYMSEILDAGLQGPLFMVAIENCPGEVFINVSPTKCWSMVRERLNMEIRKQVSMGRANLPTLQPPGSVDGLEMFGLLSPVIVQAIEVRDRDRICTEYWRSRPHVVAGDGGSQHTPPPQGPLHIALLRGLFHRASRDELRALRSLLTSNSSLDESSRQQAAQVLDDEIAKQWH